The Rhizobium leguminosarum DNA segment GGCCGCGCAAGCGGCGCTGGAAAATGAGGTGCATCACGTCACCGGGCGGAGACTCGAGGATTTCGATGCCGGTGAAGCGGCGAGCGCGATCGGCCGGCCGGTGCTCGTCATCCACGCCGAGGACGACAAGGAAGTGCCGCCGGCCCATGCCCGGCGCTATCAGGCAGCCGGCGAGGGCGTCCGGCTGTTCTGGGCGAACGGCTTCGGGCATCGGCGCATCCTCGGCGCCGCTCCGGTTCTTGGCGCAATCGCGGCGTTTCTCGGAGGTGCCAAAGGCGAGGAGGACGTGCCCGACGAAGGCATCAAAAAAGCTGCTGAGATCATTCCGTTTTTTGAGCTTCCGATAAAGCGTGCGGCGCTGTAGCGTCCGTCCCGATATCAAGCCGCGGCGGGACGCCTCATGAAAATCATCAGCAGCATCGAAGAGCTCAACACGATCTACGGCGCAGGCCTGTCACAGGCCTCGGTCGACAAGGTGACGAAGCAATTGACGCCGCTCTATCGTGAGATGATCGAGATTTCGCCCTTTGCCGCGCTTGCCACCGTCGGGCCGGAAGGGCTCGACTGTTCGCCGCGCGGCGATCTCGGCGGTGTGGTGCGGGTCGCCGACGACGAGACGCTGCATCTGCCGGACTGGCGGGGCAACAACCGCGTCGATTCGCTCTCCAATATCGTGCGCGATCCCCGGCTGGCGCTGATGTTCCTGATCCCCGGCTCGAACACGACGATGCGCATCAACGGCCACGGCGTGGTCTCCGACGACGCGGCGCTGCTTTCGAGTTTCGAAATGGACGGCAAACATCCCCGCACCGTCGTGGTGATTTCGATCGACGAGGTCTATTTCCAATGTGCCCGCGCCGTGATGCGGGCCGAACTCTGGAATGGCCAACATTTCGCCGATCCAGCGAACCTGCCGACACCCGGCCAGATGCTGAAGGCCGCGGTCGGCGATTTCGACCAGGAAACCTACGACCGGGAATGGCCGGGACGCGCGGCGAAGACGATGTGGTAAAACCGCCGTCACCTGTGGTGACAGCGGGCCTCTCGCGCAGAATTGCCGTCAGCTCTTGTAGATCAGCCAGCTCTTGGTGAAATCCTTCTGCATGCCGTCCTGATAGAGGATGGTGCAGTTGCGGCCGGCATTCTTGGCGCCGTAGAGGGCGATGTCGGTCTTGCTGTAGAGTTCGCCGGCATCCTCGGCGCTGGAGGCCATGCAGATGCCGATCGAGACGGTAATCGGGCCGTAATTGACCCGCGTGCGGGAATTCTTGAAGGGGGTGGTTTCCAGCGTGCGGCGGATGCGCTCGGCGATCGCCGTGATTTCCTCGGGCGTATTGCCGTCGATGATCAGCGCGAATTCCTCGCCGCCGGCGCGGGCAACGAAGACATCACGCCGGACGTTGCTGCGGATGACGGAGGCGACGGTGGCGAGGATCTTGTCGCCGACGGGATGGCCGTAGGTGTCGTTGATCTTCTTGAAGTTGTCGATATCGGCAAGCAGCAGGGCCGTCACCGGCCGCATGCCGGGATTGTTGAAGACCGCAGCCAGGCGCTCGTCGAAGGCACGACGGTTGGAAAGGCGCGTCAGCGAATCGGTGTTGGCGATGCGTTTATATTCGTCGAGTTCCTTGCGGACCTGGTCCATTTCCTGCGAGCGCTGGACGACGTCGCCGACGGTGCGTTCCCCGTGCGCCATGGTGTCGCCGGTCGCCCGGCTCAAAAGTTCGATGGCGTTTTCGATCAGTTCGACGCTGGCATTGCTCTTCGAGGTGATGCGCTTATGGGTCTCGCCGAGCAGCCTGGTATAGCTTTCCAGCGAGCTTTGCTCCTGTCTCAGGACCCGCAGCAGGCCATCGAGTTCGCCTGAAATGCGCGTATGGGCGTCATCGAAAACGCGGGCCGGGCTGCTGGTGAAATACTGCGCGCCGAGTTCGTCGAGCTCGGCCTGTGTCGCCTGGGCGCCGAGGGCGGCAAGGTCCCTGGTCAGCGCCGGGTTGGAGCCGATATAGGCTTCGTAGAAGAGTTCGTAATTGCGCGGTATCGGCGCAACGCCCATCGAGCGCATGGCATAGGTGATCTGGCCCGCTACGTCGGGAACCTGCACCTTGGGCGCGACAGCCGTGTTCATCCGGCGAACTCCTCATATATTCGAAGGCGATAATCTATTTGGTAGCTTAAATTTCTTGGGAAAAGATTAAAGCGATATATACCAAAGATTACATACGATAAGTCCATGGCCGGCGAAGACTTCAAGTATGCCCATGATTTTCAAAGAAAAATTGTAGCTTTAGCGGGAAATGCATGCTCGCTGGACGGGAACGGCCTCTGAAAAACTTACAGTTATTCTCTGCATTGCGGACGTATTCATCATATCGATAGTTGATCGACAGCCAGCTATTTCATTGGAAATGGATTGGGATGACGGTTCGCAGGCTGTTTGCTAGCGTCGGACTTGCTGTACACCGCACATTCATGACGCGGGATCGGGCATGACGCGGGACCGGGCGTGACGCGGCACCGGGCATGACGCGGGACCGGGCGCCGATGCCGTGCCCGTCCCGCATCCGAGAGCGTCATCCCAGGTTTAGTTCCTGGAAGAAGTCATTGCCCTTGTTGTCGATGACGATGAAGGCCGGAAAGTCTTCGACCTCGATCTTCCAGACCGCTTCCATGCCGAGTTCGGGATATTCGTAGACTTCGACCTTGCGGATGCAGTCCTGGGCGAGACGGGCGGCGGGGCCGCCGATCGAGCCCAGGTAGAAGCCGCCATGTTTCTTGCAGGCCTCGCGCACGGCGCGCGAACGGTTGCCCTTGGCGAGCATCACCATCGAACCGCCGAAGGACTGGAACTGGTCGACGTAGCTGTCCATGCGGCCGGCCGTCGTCGGGCCGAAGGAGCCGGAAGCATAACCGACAGGCGTCTTGGCCGGGCCGGCATAATAGACCGGGTGGTTTTTCAGGTAATCGGGCATACCTTCGCCCTTTTCCAGCCGCTCGCGGATCTTGGCATGGGCAAGGTCGCGGGCAACGATGATGGTACCCGACAGCGACAGGCGCGTCTTGACGGGATGCCTGGAGAGTTCGGCCAGCACCTCGGCCATCGGCCGGTTGAGATCGATACGGACGGTCGATTCCGACAGTTTCGCCTCATCGATCTCGGGCATGTATTTCGACGGATCGGTTTCGAGCTGCTCGACGAAGATGCCGTCGCGGGTGATGCGGCCCTTGGCCTGACGGTCGGCGGAACAGGAGACGCCGAGGCCGATCGGCAGCGAAGCGCCGTGGCGGGGCAGGCGGATGACACGCACGTCATGACAGAAATACTTGCCGCCGAACTGGGCGCCGACACCCATTTGCTGCGTCAGTCTGTGGATTTCCTTTTCCATCTCGAGATCGCGGAAGGCGTGGCCGCTCTCGGAGCCTTCGGTCGGCAGCGCGTCGAGATAGCGGGTCGAGGCGAGCTTGACGGTTTTCAGGTTCATTTCGGCCGAAGTGCCGCCGATGACGATCGCCAGATGGTAGGGCGGACAGGCTGCCGTCCCTAACGTCAGGATCTTCTCCTTGAGGAAGTCGATCATCCGGTCATGCGTCAAGAGCGAGGGTGTGCCCTGGTAGAGGAAGGTCTTGTTGGCCGAGCCGCCGCCCTTGGCGACGAAGAGGAATTCGTAGGCGTCGGTGCCCTCCTCGTAGATGTCGATCTGGGCCGGCAGGTTGTTGCTGGTGTTCTTCTCCTCGAACATCTTGACCGGCGCGAGCTGCGAATAACGCAGGTTCTTCTTCTCATAGGCATCCATGACGCCGCGGGCGAGTGCCGCGGTATCGCCGCCCTCGGTCCAGACCCTGCGGCCCTTCTTGCCCATGATGATTGCAGTGCCGGTATCCTGGCACATGGGCAGCACGCCGCCGGCGGCAATATTGGCGTTCTTCAGGAGATCGTAAGCGACGAAGCGGTCGTTGTCGGTCGCCTCGGGGTCATCGAGGATCGAGGCGAGCTGCTTCAGGTGGCCGGGGCGCAGCAGGTGGTTGATATCGGCGAAGGCGGTTTCGGCAAGCAGGCGGATGGCTTCCGGCTCGACGGTCAGGATTTCCTGGCCCTTGAAGCTGTCGACCGAGACATGGTCGCCGCTGATCTTGCGGTAGGGGGTGCTATCCTTGCCGAGCGGGAAGAGATCGTCAGCCATCGAAGTGACCTTTCTGGTGGGCGTGCGTCGCTAAATTGGAAGCGGTCTAAATCCGCGGCGCTGCAAATGCAATCTGGATAGGCAAGCGGTGAAATCCTCATTCGTCGGGAAAGACGACTTCAGGTTGCCTTTCGCTGGAGGCCGGTTCATATTTCCCGCGACGTTAAATTGCGGGGGCTTCCGATGACGAACGCAAAACCGACTGCTAACGACGATCTTCGCATTTTTTTCGAGCACGACTGGATCAGAGGGGATTTGCTGTCCAATGACAGCGATCCCGAGGGGGCGGCTATCTATCTTCGCTCTTTCGACGGTGCCCGGGTCGATGCGAAACAGGGACTGACACAGGAAACGATCATCAAAGGCGATTATGGGACCTTCACCGTGCGACCCGACGGTCACTTCACCTACGAGCTGGATTACTCGCTCGACGTGGTGAAGAACTTGCGGGCGCACGATCAGCTGATCGAAGAGATCCGCTACAAGATCTCCGATGGCATGGGGGGAACGGATGTCGGGGTTCTGACGCTGGCGATCGACGGCGTCAACGAAGAGGACAAATACCACGAAGTCCTCGATTTCGACGACCTCGGCGTCACATCGCGAGCGGATGACTTTTCTCTGCCGAATTACCGGGGCTTCGCGCTCTCCGTGAACGGCAGTCACGACCTGACGTTGCTGAACGGTATTGTCTATGACACGGTGCCGGGCGTCGACGCCATCACCGAGGACGGTTTCAGCGATACGGTTCTATCGCCGGGTTCGGCGCCTGTAACCCTGAAAATGGTCGATGGCGGGGACTTCACCTTTCAGGGCGTTTCGATTGCCGAGTGGTCGGCCTCACCCTTTCATCTGACGCTGACGGCGATGAACGACGGCCAGATCGTCTATCAGCAGGAACTTGAGATCACCGATCCCGATCTCCTGGTCGAGATTGAAGACATCGATGAAATCAGTTTCGACTTCATGGGCAATTCGGTGGTGATGGACAATATTTCGCTGTTGGTTTGACGCTCATTCACACCCATAGAGGGGATGCCAAATGGGAAGCAGATGCTCTATCGCCGCGAAACCTGAGCCGGTCAGCTTCGATCCGGATCGAACGGCCGTCATTGTCATCGACATGCAGCATGATTTCGGCAGCCGCGGCGGCATGTTCGATCTCGCCGGCCTCGACATTTCGCCAATCGAGCGCCTCGTCCAGCCGATCTCGCTGGTGCTAGACACGGCGCGAAAGGCCGGGCTGCTTATCGTCTATACAAAGCAGGAGCACAATTCCGATCTCTCCGATGCCGGAAACGACGATGCCCCGCACAGGATCAAGCACCGGCGCATGAATATTGGGCGAGCCGTTACGGCTCCTGATGGCAGCGAAAGCATGGTCCTAGTGCGCGATACTTGGAATACGGCCATCGTTCCGGCGCTCGCGCCTCGGCCAACTGACGTGGTGATTTCCAAACATCGATACAGCGCGTTCTTCGAAACGCCGCTCGACGCCATCCTGCGCGCCCGCCGGACCAACACGCTTTTATTCGTCGGCGCGACAACGAGCATATGTGTCGAGTCGACTGTGCGCGACGCAACGTTCCGCGACTACCGCTCCATCGTGCTACGCGACTGCACGGCAGAGCTGATCTCTGCAGACGCTGCCCGCAGCAACCATGAGGCGCCACTACTCACAATCGAGCTGCTTTTCGGCTGGACGGCCCACTCGAATGACGTGATTGAGGCACTGCTTGCGATGTCCGCGGCAGCGTGAGCCTTTTCCCCTCGGCGGAGGGGAAAGGCAGTGTCACGGACCAGCGGCCTTGCTATTTCGGCCCGATCATCGTTTCCGGCCGGACGATGGCATCGTAGTCTTCGGACGAGACGAGGCCGCTGGCGAGGGCTTCTTCCTTCAGCGTCGTGCCGTTCTTGTGCGCGGTCTTGGCGATCTTGGCGGCTGCGTCGTAGCCGATCTTCGGGGCAAGCGCGGTCACCAGCATCAGCGAGCGTTCGAGGCCGGCCTTGATGTTGTCTTCGCGCGCCTCGATGCCGACGACACAATTGTCGGTGAAGGAGACGGCGGCATCGGCCAGCAGTTGCACCGATTGCAGGAAGTTGTAGGCCATCATCGGATTGTAGACGTTGAGCTCGAAATGACCCTGGCTGTCGGCAAAGGTCAGCGCGGCGTGATTGCCGAAGATGTGGATGCAGACCTGCGTCAGCGCCTCGCACTGGGTCGGATTGACCTTGCCGGGCATGATCGAGGAGCCGGGCTCGTTTTCCGGCAGTGCCAGTTCGCCGAGACCGGCGCGCGGGCCGGAGCCGAGCAGGCGGATATCGTTGGCGATCTTGAAGAGCGCGGCCGCCGCCGCATTGATGGCGCCATGGGAAAAGACCATGCTGTCATGCGAGGCGAGCGCCTCGAACTTGTTCGGCGCGGTGACGAAGGGCATGGCTGTTATGGCGGCGATCTCTTCGGCGACCTTTTCGGCGAAGCCCACCGGCGCATTGAGGCCGGTACCGACGGCCGTCCCACCCTGGGCCAGTTCGCAGAGGCCGGGCAGGGTCATTTCGATGCGCTTGATGGCGGAGCCGACCTGGGCGGCATAACCGGAAAATTCCTGGCCGAGCGTCAGCGGTGTCGCATCCTGGGTGTGGGTGCGGCCGATCTTGATGATGTGGCTGAATTCGGTGACCTTCATGTCGAGGGCGGCATGCAGGTGCTTCAGGGACGGCAGCAGGTGATGGGCGATCCGTTCGGCGCAGGCGATGTGCATCGCCGTCGGGTAGGTGTCGTTCGACGACTGGCTCATATTGACGTGATCGTTCGGATGCACCGGCTTCTTGGAACCCATGACGCCGCCGAGCATTTCTATTGCACGATTGGAGATCACCTCATTGGCATTCATATTGGACTGCGTGCCTGAACCGGTCTGCCAGACGACCAGCGGAAAATGGTCGTCGAGTTTGCCCTCGATCACTTCCTGGGCGGCATCGATGATGGCTTGGCCGAGGCCAGGATCGAGCTGGCCGAGCGACATGTTGGCGCGGGCGGCCGCCTGTTTGACGATGCCGAGCGCACGCACGATCGACAGCGGCTGTTTTTCCCAGCCGATCTTGAAATTGCCGAGCGAACGCTCGGCCTGGGCGCCCCAATATCGGTCGGCGGCAACGTCGATGGGCCCAAAAGTATCGGTTTCGGTGCGGGTTGCGGTCATCAGCCTTGCCTTCCCTTTACATGCTGTTTTCGGTCATCTCAGAAAGATGAGTTCTTATAGGTTGGAACGTTCGACAAGAAAACCGGACGACATGCGAAATATTGAAGTCGGAAGTCATGTTTGCGAGGGTTGTGCGGCGTGCCTTTTAGGCCACTTTCGAAATATTATGCGTCTGGGCCTTTTCGCCACATTGGTCTGGCGGCATAAATTGGGTAAAAAATTAACTAATAATTTCATAATTTTGTGTGAACTTCTGCGCGGCGCCGTGCAGGATCTCCGTCACACAAAATTGAGTCCGCCGGCGCTGGCGGCGCAGGCCGGTTTCTGATCAATGAGGCCCTACGCTGCTTGAGTTTCGCGGGATAAGAGCTTGAGCCTTGCGCTCGTGACAAGAACAGCATGACACCGGGACTGGAAGATATATGACGTTCGTTTTGAAAAGCGCGGCATCCGCATTGGCAGTTTCCTGCGGCGTGGCGGTTATGAGTGCCGCACCTGCGCATGCTTATACATTGATGGAGATGCTGCGCGGCGACAGGGAGCGGAGCCAGAGCACCATCTTCATGGATCAGGCACCCGGCCGTCCGGTGCCGCGCGGTGCCGTCGGCGGCTCGCTCGGCGGGCTCGATCCGGAAGCGCCGCTGCCGAAGGTGAGCGGCCCGCGTTACTACACCTATAAAACCGAAACGCTGCAGTTCGTCGATACCGGCAAGTTCGCCGATCCTGTCGTCACCGGCGCGGTCGCCGATGTTTCGGCGAGCGGCGATGCCAGCGCCGAACCCGCCGTGCAGCGCCGTTTCCTGGCGCAGGCAAAGGTGCGTGCCAATGCCGACGTCGCAAAGGCGCTCGAAGCCTATTACGGCGATAGCCGCAACCCGCTCGTCTGGGTCGATGGCAATCAGATCAACAATGGCGCCAAGTCGGCGATGCTAGTTCTTGCCGATGCGGCCTCCGTCGGCCTCGACCCGGCAGATTACGCCGTCCAGACGCCTGATATCGACCAGGCCAATCCCGATCCAGCCTTCCGCGATCGGGCGCTGACGCAATTCGAGCTCGAACTCTCCGCCAAGGTACTGGCCTTCGTGCAGGACACCGCGCGCGGTCGCATCGATCCGAACAAGATCTCCGGCTATCACGACTTCCAGCGCAAGGTGGTCAACCTAGCGCCGGTGCTGAAGCTTGCCCGCATGAGCCCCGATGTCGGCGCTTACATCGCCAACCGCTCGCCCGATAGCCCACAGTTCCAGGCGTTGAAGGCGGAACTCGCCAAGCTTCGCGCCGCCGACGGCGGCAATGAGGAGCGAATCGTTGTTTCGCTCGATAAGCTGCTGAAGCCCGGCGAAAGCTCGCCCGAGATCGCCAATATCGTCAAGGCGATCGGCAAGCACGGTTCCGAAACGCTGAGGACCGATCACGCGGCAACGCTCGCCGCTTACGCAGGCAGCAGCGACTATTCGCCTGAGATCGTCTCACTGGTCGAGGATTTCCAGAAGGAGCGCGGACTGAAGGCCGATGGCGTCATCGGCCAGGCGACGGTGCGCGCCATGACCGGCGGCGATACCAA contains these protein-coding regions:
- a CDS encoding GGDEF domain-containing protein; translated protein: MNTAVAPKVQVPDVAGQITYAMRSMGVAPIPRNYELFYEAYIGSNPALTRDLAALGAQATQAELDELGAQYFTSSPARVFDDAHTRISGELDGLLRVLRQEQSSLESYTRLLGETHKRITSKSNASVELIENAIELLSRATGDTMAHGERTVGDVVQRSQEMDQVRKELDEYKRIANTDSLTRLSNRRAFDERLAAVFNNPGMRPVTALLLADIDNFKKINDTYGHPVGDKILATVASVIRSNVRRDVFVARAGGEEFALIIDGNTPEEITAIAERIRRTLETTPFKNSRTRVNYGPITVSIGICMASSAEDAGELYSKTDIALYGAKNAGRNCTILYQDGMQKDFTKSWLIYKS
- the fumC gene encoding class II fumarate hydratase, whose product is MTATRTETDTFGPIDVAADRYWGAQAERSLGNFKIGWEKQPLSIVRALGIVKQAAARANMSLGQLDPGLGQAIIDAAQEVIEGKLDDHFPLVVWQTGSGTQSNMNANEVISNRAIEMLGGVMGSKKPVHPNDHVNMSQSSNDTYPTAMHIACAERIAHHLLPSLKHLHAALDMKVTEFSHIIKIGRTHTQDATPLTLGQEFSGYAAQVGSAIKRIEMTLPGLCELAQGGTAVGTGLNAPVGFAEKVAEEIAAITAMPFVTAPNKFEALASHDSMVFSHGAINAAAAALFKIANDIRLLGSGPRAGLGELALPENEPGSSIMPGKVNPTQCEALTQVCIHIFGNHAALTFADSQGHFELNVYNPMMAYNFLQSVQLLADAAVSFTDNCVVGIEAREDNIKAGLERSLMLVTALAPKIGYDAAAKIAKTAHKNGTTLKEEALASGLVSSEDYDAIVRPETMIGPK
- a CDS encoding Ig-like domain-containing protein, whose amino-acid sequence is MTNAKPTANDDLRIFFEHDWIRGDLLSNDSDPEGAAIYLRSFDGARVDAKQGLTQETIIKGDYGTFTVRPDGHFTYELDYSLDVVKNLRAHDQLIEEIRYKISDGMGGTDVGVLTLAIDGVNEEDKYHEVLDFDDLGVTSRADDFSLPNYRGFALSVNGSHDLTLLNGIVYDTVPGVDAITEDGFSDTVLSPGSAPVTLKMVDGGDFTFQGVSIAEWSASPFHLTLTAMNDGQIVYQQELEITDPDLLVEIEDIDEISFDFMGNSVVMDNISLLV
- a CDS encoding pyridoxamine 5'-phosphate oxidase family protein; protein product: MKIISSIEELNTIYGAGLSQASVDKVTKQLTPLYREMIEISPFAALATVGPEGLDCSPRGDLGGVVRVADDETLHLPDWRGNNRVDSLSNIVRDPRLALMFLIPGSNTTMRINGHGVVSDDAALLSSFEMDGKHPRTVVVISIDEVYFQCARAVMRAELWNGQHFADPANLPTPGQMLKAAVGDFDQETYDREWPGRAAKTMW
- a CDS encoding cysteine hydrolase family protein, giving the protein MGSRCSIAAKPEPVSFDPDRTAVIVIDMQHDFGSRGGMFDLAGLDISPIERLVQPISLVLDTARKAGLLIVYTKQEHNSDLSDAGNDDAPHRIKHRRMNIGRAVTAPDGSESMVLVRDTWNTAIVPALAPRPTDVVISKHRYSAFFETPLDAILRARRTNTLLFVGATTSICVESTVRDATFRDYRSIVLRDCTAELISADAARSNHEAPLLTIELLFGWTAHSNDVIEALLAMSAAA
- a CDS encoding fumarate hydratase; the protein is MADDLFPLGKDSTPYRKISGDHVSVDSFKGQEILTVEPEAIRLLAETAFADINHLLRPGHLKQLASILDDPEATDNDRFVAYDLLKNANIAAGGVLPMCQDTGTAIIMGKKGRRVWTEGGDTAALARGVMDAYEKKNLRYSQLAPVKMFEEKNTSNNLPAQIDIYEEGTDAYEFLFVAKGGGSANKTFLYQGTPSLLTHDRMIDFLKEKILTLGTAACPPYHLAIVIGGTSAEMNLKTVKLASTRYLDALPTEGSESGHAFRDLEMEKEIHRLTQQMGVGAQFGGKYFCHDVRVIRLPRHGASLPIGLGVSCSADRQAKGRITRDGIFVEQLETDPSKYMPEIDEAKLSESTVRIDLNRPMAEVLAELSRHPVKTRLSLSGTIIVARDLAHAKIRERLEKGEGMPDYLKNHPVYYAGPAKTPVGYASGSFGPTTAGRMDSYVDQFQSFGGSMVMLAKGNRSRAVREACKKHGGFYLGSIGGPAARLAQDCIRKVEVYEYPELGMEAVWKIEVEDFPAFIVIDNKGNDFFQELNLG
- a CDS encoding L,D-transpeptidase family protein translates to MTFVLKSAASALAVSCGVAVMSAAPAHAYTLMEMLRGDRERSQSTIFMDQAPGRPVPRGAVGGSLGGLDPEAPLPKVSGPRYYTYKTETLQFVDTGKFADPVVTGAVADVSASGDASAEPAVQRRFLAQAKVRANADVAKALEAYYGDSRNPLVWVDGNQINNGAKSAMLVLADAASVGLDPADYAVQTPDIDQANPDPAFRDRALTQFELELSAKVLAFVQDTARGRIDPNKISGYHDFQRKVVNLAPVLKLARMSPDVGAYIANRSPDSPQFQALKAELAKLRAADGGNEERIVVSLDKLLKPGESSPEIANIVKAIGKHGSETLRTDHAATLAAYAGSSDYSPEIVSLVEDFQKERGLKADGVIGQATVRAMTGGDTNASKIDKLVVAMEQARWLPEDLGSRYVMINQPAFMVYYHNGGKEQLSMRVVVGGKNNQTYFFDDEIETVEFNPFWGVPQSIIINEMLPKLRSDPNYLDQLGYEVEVNGHAVASSSVDWYGSTDNVSVRQPPSSDNALGELKILFPNSHAIYMHDTPSKSFFKRDMRALSHGCVRLADPRAMAAAVLGTTVDDVAKQIATGQNHAVKVPQKIPVYVSYFTAWPNKDGVVEYFDDVYGRDGYVDKAFDATSKARGAQI